The Cucumis melo cultivar AY chromosome 5, USDA_Cmelo_AY_1.0, whole genome shotgun sequence genome has a segment encoding these proteins:
- the LOC103485798 gene encoding glutamine--fructose-6-phosphate aminotransferase [isomerizing] 1, producing the protein MCGIFAYLNYNVDRDRRFILQVLFNGLRRLEYRGYDSAGISVDSSPSYSQSNSDLTNGHSLPPLPLVFRQAGNIDSLVKSVHRDVESINLNLDEHFSVHAGIAHTRWATHGEPAPRNSHPQTSGPDNEFLVVHNGIITNYEVLKETLVRHGFVFESDTDTEVIPKLAKFVFDNATEGGQAVTFNQVVLEVMRHLEGAYALIFKSRHYPNELIACKRGSPLILGVKDLAENTCNGSAFNDDKFLSKNGHPKELFLSSDANAVVEHTKKALVIEDGEVVHIKDGAISILKFDKEKGKSGGALSRPASVQRALSVLEMEVEQINKGNYEHYMQKEIHEQPESLTTTMRGRLIRRASSKEKTVLLGGLKDRLKTIRRSRRIVFVGCGTSYNAALAARPILEELSGVPVTMEIASDLLDRQGPIYREDTAVFVSQSGETADTLHALEYALENGALCVGITNTVGSAIARNTHCGIHINAGAEIGVASTKAYTSQIVVMAMMALAVGGDSISHQRRREAIIDGLFELPNKVREVLKLDREMKDLAELLIAEQSLLVFGRGYNYATALEGALKVKEVALMHSEGLLAGEMKHGPLALVDENLPIVVIATRDACFSKQQSVIQQLHARKGRLIVMCSKGDAQSVCPGDSCRVIEVPQVEDCLQPVINIIPLQLLAYHLTVLRGYNCDQPRNLAKSVTTE; encoded by the exons ATGTGTGGGATTTTCGCGTACTTGAATTACAATGTCGACAGAGATAGGCGCTTCATTCTCCAGGTCTTGTTCAATGGCCTCCGCCGTTTGGAGTACAGAGGCTACGACTCCGCTGGGATCTCCGTTGATTCTTCCCCTTCTTACTCTCAATCCAATTCAGATCTCACCAATGGCCATTCCCTCCCTCCACTTCCTCTCGTCTTTCGCCAGGCTGGCAATATCGATTCTCTCGTCAAATCTGTTCACCGGg ATGTTGAATCAATCAATTTGAATTTGGATGAGCATTTCTCTGTACATGCTGGTATTGCACATACCCGTTGGGCAACTCATGGAGAGCCAGCTCCAAGGAATAGTCATCCTCAAACCTCTGGTCCTGACAATGAATTTTTGGTTGTTCACAATGGAATTATTACTAATTATGAG GTCTTAAAGGAAACTCTTGTCCGACATGGTTTTGTTTTTGAATCTGATACTGACACGGAAGTAATTCCCAAGCTggcaaaatttgtttttgacaATGCAACTGAAG GTGGTCAGGCTGTCACATTTAATCAAGTTGTGCTTGAAGTTATGAGGCATCTGGAAGGAGCTTATGCTCTGATTTTCAAAAGCAGACATTACCCAAATGAATTGATTGCTTGCAAACGTGGTAGTCCATTGATCCTCGGAGTTAAA GATTTAGCTGAAAATACCTGCAATGGATCAGCATTCAATGATGACAAGTTTCTTTCCAAAAATGGGCACCCAAAAGAACTTTTCTTATCCAGCGATGCTAATGCAGTAGTTGAACATACAAAGAAAGCTTTGGTGATAGAGGATGGTGAAGTTGTTCATATCAAG GATGGAGCTATATCTATATTGAAGTTTGACAAGGAAAAGGGGAAAAGTGGTGGAGCTCTTTCTAGACCTGCATCAGTGCAACGTGCACTATCTGTCCTAGAAATGGAGGTTGAGCAAATAAATAAGGGAAATTATGAGCACTACATGCAGAAAGAAATTCACGAACAGCCTGAATCTTTAACGACTACAATGAGGGGTAGGCTAATACGTCGAGCTTCTTCCAAAGAGAAAACTGTTCTCTTGGGTGGACTAAAAGATCGCCTTAAAACAATAAGGCGAAGTAGGCGTATTGTTTTTGTTGGTTGTGGTACAAGCTATAATGCTGCTTTAGCTGCCAGGCCTATCCTTGAAGAACTATCCG GTGTTCCTGTTACAATGGAAATTGCTAGTGATCTCTTGGATCGCCAAGGGCCAATATATAGAGAAGATACGGCAGTTTTTGTCAGTCAATCTGGTGAAACTGCAGATACTTTGCATGCCTTGGAATATGCTTTAGAAAACGGAGCATTGTGTGTAGGCATAACAAATACAGTTGGTAGTGCAATAGCTAGGAATACACATTGTGGAATTCATATAAATGCGGGTGCTGAGATTGGTGTTGCAAGTACAAAA GCATACACAAGCCAAATAGTTGTGATGGCCATGATGGCTCTTGCAGTTGGTGGTGATTCAATCTCCCATCAAAGAAGAAGAGAGGCTATAATAGATGGCTTATTTGAATTGCCAA ACAAAGTGAGGGAAGTGCTGAAACTTGATCGGGAAATGAAGGATCTTGCCGAACTATTGATTGCTGAGCAGTCACTTCTTGTCTTTGGGAGAGGATACAACTATGCTACAGCGCTTGAAGGTGCTTTGAAAGTAAAGGAAGTGGCACTAATGCACAGTGAAGGATTGCTTGCCGGGGAAATGAAACACGGTCCTTTAGCATTGGTCGACGAAAATCTCCCGATCGTTGTTATTGCTACACGTGATGCTTGCTTCAG CAAGCAGCAGTCTGTCATCCAACAACTTCATGCTCGCAAAGGTCGCCTCATAGTCATGTGTTCCAAAGGGGACGCTCAAAGCGTGTGCCCCGGAGATTCCTGTAGAGTAATAGAAGTTCCCCAAGTTGAGGATTGCCTTCAACCCGTCATTAATATTATTCCATTACAG TTATTGGCATATCATCTCACTGTTCTTAGGGGTTACAATTGTGATCAGCCTAGGAATCTTGCCAAGAGTGTGACAACTGAGTAG